The Gemmatimonas aurantiaca T-27 DNA segment ATTCACCGAATCGTGCCGCGGTTGCCGGTCATGTACGCGACGATCGAACATGCCGCGCAAATGATGGTGCGCACCCTGTTGCTGGAGTGGATCGATGCAAACGCCGAGTGCCGGGCGCGATTCGAAAGCCCGATCCAATGGTACGGGACTGCGACACCGGCGCCGGTCATGCTGGACGCCTTCGATGCACGGGCCATCGTGTATGATCGCGTGACCGACGAGGACCTGGAGGACCAAACGCGCGCGAGCGTCGACGACGCCGTGCATCGCTCCGAGCGACCAGGAACAGCAGCCACCGATACACATCATCAACGATGCCTCGGCGAACGATTGCTGCTCGCGCATGCGGACATTGTCTTCAGTACGGGTCGGACGCTCTCCGAAAAGACGCAGGCGTGCTGGGAACGGATGGTCGCGGAGATGCTGTGCCTCGCCCGCCTGCCCTTCAGAACCGCTTGACCACCGTGTCCGCCTATGTCCGACTGACGTCACGAACCGGGGCGCGCTGCATTGCACGGCGCCCCGTCCAATGCCCTAGTTGTCGCGGAGACCCGGGGTGCGCATGTGTCGTCGTGTCAGCAACTTCTGCAGACTCTGGCGATGCAGACCGATCGCGCGCGCGGTCTGCGCAATGTTGCCCCCATGCCGGGACAACGCCGACGTGAGATACGCGCGATCAAACTCATCCAGCGCAACCTCCCGTGCTTCCACAAGAGGAAGTTCCTCGAGCGGTGACACGATGCGCGCACCCGAAGTCACCACGGGCTCGGACTGCGTCTCAGAATCCGCCGCGTCCATCGAGAATCCGCCGGACACGGTGACACCGGCAGGCAGATCGGCGGGCGTGATCGCCGGACCATCAGAGAGAATCACCGCCCCCTCGATGCAGTTGCGCAGTTCGCGGATGTTCCCGGACCACGTGTGCGCGGCCAACAACGCCTGCGTGGCGGCATCCGGCAAACGCACCGGCAACCCATGGCGCTCTGCGAACAGACGCACAAAACGCTCAGCGAGCAGCGGAATATCCGCCGGACGATCGCGCAATGCGGGTAGTTCGATACCGACGACATGAAGTCGATAGAGTAGATCTTCACGGAAATCGCCCCATGCCACCAACTGCGGCAAGTTGCGATGGGTGGCGGCAATGACCCGCACATCAACCGAGGTGATCTTCGAACCGCCCACACGCATCACTTCGTGGCTTTCGAGTGCGCGCAGCATCTTGGCCTGTGCCGACAGCCCGAGATCGCCAATTTCGTCGAGAAAGAGCGTGCCCCCATGCGCCGCCTCGAACAGTCCGGCGCGATCGCGTAGCGCGCCCGTGAATGCACCACGGGTGTGTCCGAACAGCTCGGACTCCACCAACTCTGACGGCAGCGCCGAACAATTCAGTGCCACAAAGGGCTGATCGCGGCGCGGGCTGTCGTTGTGCAACGCGCGTGCCACCAGTTCTTTGCCCGTGCCACTTTCGCCGGTGATCAGCACCGACGCATCCGTCGCAGCCACTCGACGGATACGGTGGAACACCTGATGCATGCCAGGGGTGCTCGCAAACATCCCGTGAAACTCGAGGTGCGATCCGGGCGACACCGCGGTCTGCTGCGGCAGCGCGGGCTCCTCGGCCGCCTTGAGGAGACGTTGCAGTTCCCCTGCTTTCAGGGGGAGTGTGAGACGCCCGATAGGGCCATGTGGCAGCGCCGGCAAGCGATCGTGACGCGCCGGCAAGGCATCGAACCAGGCAATGGGCAACGTGCTCTGGTTGCCGCGGATGGCCTGCAGCAGTTCGAGACCATCGTCGGTACACAGGCGCTGATCACAGAGTACCAGGTCGATCTTTGCCGGCCCGACCATACGACCCAGTCCTCCAGGATCCTCGGCATGCAACACCTCGAGCTCCACCGCCTCGAGACTGCGTCGCAGCGCCGCGTGTGCCTCTGCACATGCCGTTACGACCAACACTCTGGTGACCGGTCGCCGATCCTGCAGGTACGGCCGCCTGCCGATCGGCCCCACACCACCGGGACCGTCATCCCAACCCGACAGTGGGCGGTGCAACGGATGTACGGTTCCAACATTCATCTCGAGCATATCGCCTCGTCTGCAGGCACGGTGTCGCGTCAACGCGCCATCGCGTGCCTGCGGTATGCGTCATTTCTGGTGAACACATGCAATCTTGAGCACGCACCCCTTGTTTTCTGTGACAAAGGGGCCAAAATCGCGCATTGGCGCGTGACTACGGCTGCTCAGGTCTCACCGAGTCGCATCCATCGGCGCACAACGGGCGCATCGAACGTCGAAAACGCTTCCAGCAGTTGTGCGGGATCATCATGGGAAAGCAGCCAGCGGCGTGGTGTGCCTCGCAGGAAACCTTCTTCTTCTGCCTGGTCGAGCAATCGCTGCAAGGGCGCCCAGAAGCCATCCACATCCAACAGGCCGATCGGCTTGCGGTGCACGCCCAGTTGTGCCCAGCTCCACGTCTCGAAGAATTCCTCGAACGTGCCGATCCCTCCGGGCAGCACCATGAACGCATCCGACAGCTCCGCCATCATGGCTTTGCGCTCATGCATGGAATCGACGATGTGCAAGGCCGTCAAACCGGTGTGTGCCACTTCGCGTTGCACCAATCCGTGTGGCATCACACCAATCACTTCACCACCAGCCGCCATCGCCGAGTCCGCGACCGCACCCATCAGTCCGGTGCGACCACCGCCATACACCACGGCCAATCCGCGCGCCGCCAGCAGCGCACCAACACGCCGGGCCGCTTCGAGATACGCAGGCCGAGCGCCTTCATTCGAGGCGCAATAGATGCCGATGCGATGCAGTGGCGCGATCGGAGCGATCGATTCGAGAGCAGGAGCCGTGTCAGCGGGCGAGTTCATGCAGGAAAAGTAGCAGGCCTCGTGGCCAGGATCTGCAGTCGACGCCACGCGCCCCACAACACCGGTGCGGTCAGTGCAGGCGCCAGACAGGCGAGACCGACCACCAACGATGCCAACACGCCCGTACGCTGCGGCCAATTCCATATCACGGCCTGCGAAATCGTCAGCAACGCATCACCGGATACAGCCAGCGCCAACACACCGCCGAGTTGTGCGGCACGTCGACGCACGACCGCGCCGCGTTGCGCGGCCAGATATCGCAGCCGCCAGAGCGCGATCACCAGCAATACATCGAAGAACACCCACGCGGCATGCACCACGGGCGACGGAAACCAGGGCGTCGTGGGTACCAGCGCCAACAGGACGGTCCACGGCACGAGCAGCCATTCAAGCAGACGCAACAGTGGCGCGGGCCCTCGGGCGATCGTACGCACGCCGAACCACCACAGCGGTCCACCGGCAAACGCCCGCAATCCATCGTACAGCGCCAACCAGCGCACATTCTCGCGTGGCCATGCGAGATAGATCGGCTCCCATCCATCGGGACGCAGCTTGCGCTTGAACGCGGCCAGTCCGTCGAAATTGAACAGCGGCCGTGAAGCGCGGCGGATCTTGGCCAGCCATGGTGCAATGGGTCCATGCAACGGTGCGAGCCCCAGCGTGGCCCAGGACACGCCTTCGGTCTGCATCTCGCGCATCGCCTGATCCACCAACAACTCCGCGGTGCCGTTGGGCGCTTCGGGGTCGCGCAGCAGATGCTCCAGCAACCATCCGCGGCGCGCCGGTACCGGTGCCATCGACAACAGACCAACCAGATGGTCACCGCGTAGTGCCACGAAGGTGCGGCGCCAGCGAGCACCCGTGCGCAGATCCACATCCACCAGAAAGCGCATCGGTGGCATGCTGCGGGTGGCGTGCCATCGGCGAATGAGCCGATCAAAAGTGTCGTGCCATGCCGCCGACAATCCGGCTTCTGGCGTCAGTGCCCGGACTACCACCCCCTTGGCGCGCGCCCGACGCAACTGCTCCCGCAACGAGCGATGTCCGCGCAGATGCGCTTCCCATTCCTGCGGATTCCATATGGGCTGCTCGCCGATCAACCAGCGATCGAGCTGGTGCGAACGCAGCAGCCGCCCTTCCGTGGCGAAGAATGCCACACGCCCATCGGTGGCGCGCCGGCGCACCATGAACGATTCGGCCACATCCACCAGCCGATCGAGCGGCGCGACGGGCTCTCCAGCGGTGACCACACCACCTGGCACCCTGACGTACGCGACATACGCATCGGCCGCCACATCGGTCGGGGAGGTCGCAGGGCGCGCCGTCGCGTCGGACACGTCGACCTGCATGCCGCGATTCAGCGCGGAGAACGCCGTGGCCGTGCGCCCCTCTGCGTGCAGTATCGCAGAGATAGCGAGGACCGCGTCGGACGGGCTACCTTGCCCCATCATGTCTTCACCGCTCGACTTTCCCACCCTGAGCATCGTAGACCACCCGCTGGTGCGTCACAAGCTCACGCTCCTGCGCGATCGCGCCACGCCCACCAAGCAGTTCAAGGAGCTGGTGGACGAAATCGCGATGCTGATGGCGTACGAGGCCACACGCGACCTCGTGCTCGAGCCCAGTTCCGTGGACACGCCGCTCGAGACGACCGGTGGATGGACGGTGCGAGGCAAGAAGCTCACACTCGTCCCGATCCTGCGGGCGGGGCTGGGCATGGTCGAGGGCATCCTGCGCCTGATTCCCTCGGCGCGAGTTGGTCATATCGGACTCTACCGTGACCACGATACGCTCGAACCGGTCGACTACTACTTCAAGGTCCCCGGCGATGTGAGCGAGCGCGATTTTCTGTTGCTCGACCCGATGCTTGCCACGGGTGGCAGTGCGTCGGCCGCCGTGACGTCACTCAAGCGGGCCGGTGCATCGCGCATCCGCTTTCTTTGTCTGGTCGCTGCCCCGGAAGGCGTGCGACGCCTGACGGCCGATCATCCCGATGTGCCGATCCTGACGGCCTCCCTCGACCGGGAGCTCAATGAACACGGGTACATCCTGCCTGGCTTGGGCGACGCCGGCGACCGGTTGTTCGGAACGCGCTAACAGGCTTTCACTAAGCGCGTTTCAGGTGAACCACTCGCGTGGTTCGACCTTTTGCTGCTCGGCCGTCATCAGGATCCAGCTCTGGCCGACGGGGTCGGTGATCTCGGCAACGACACGGTCGAACCATTCGGCAGCCTGCCGTTCGTCGCCGATGCGTCGCCACAGCTCACCGACGAGATACGTGATCACGGCGCGCTCGTCGGCCGGAACAGTATCAAAATCGGCCAGCGCGTCCATGAAGCGCCATGCGGCCTTCCGGCGAAAGAAACGCTCCGCTTCGGTGTCCTGTTCATCCACGCAGCACCAGGCGGCGCGGAGATAGAGGTCTGCCAGATAGCGTGGATCGTTGCCCTGCCATTCGGCCACCTTCGCCGCGTGTTCGTACTTGAGTGAGCCAGACGGACTGGCCTCGTGCAGCGTGGGGGCCAGATCATCCCACACCTGCTCGCGCAGCAGGTCGCTCAGTGCCACATCGTCATCAAAATCGCGGGTGACACCAGCGTAACCACATTGTGTGCACAGATGTACGAAGTACGGCAATGGCTGCATGCCGCTCGCACGCTCGTGGAAGTCGGTGCGCTTGCCGCCATGTCCGTTCGTCGCCACAACCGTCTGGGAGCGAAAGTCGCTGGCGCAGACGGGGCAGGTGAGTTCAATAAGATTGAGCGTTGTCATGGTCGGGGCGAGTCCGGGTTCCTGCTTCGATTCTGAGTGTCGGCAGCAACCCGGGGTGAGTTGAACGTCAAGCGGCTCCGTACAAATCCCGACGGCGGAATCGTGCCTTGTTGTCGACTCTCTGGCGGGCTATCTTGCCGCGTCTCTTCATGCGTGTGTGCGGCGAGTGGTACGCGGTGTTCCACGATCGCGCCGGCTTCCCGAGTCCGGGTCGTTGATGTTGATCAATCTCGTTCCCGATTTTCTCGCCGTACTCGACGCCGCTGATCGCCATGCGGCGTATCTTGCGTATTTCGAGCGCCATCGTGCGCTCCTGTCGGCGTACTGGGACAACTATGTCCTCGAGCCCTCCGGCCCCCACTTCGAAGAAGTGGTGCGCGCCACCGTGGCCGCCGACCGCAGCGATCTGCTCGCGCTGCTCGCCAACACGGACATCGTTGCCCTGGCACGCAGCACCGAAGAGAAGGTCCGCACCCTGCTCGATATCGATGTCAGCTACGACATCGTGCTCATGGTAGGCGTCGGCGCGGCCAACGCCGGGGAATTGGTGGTGAACGGCCGTGGTGTCGCCTTTGTGTGCCTCGAGCACTTCACCGGTGTCGCCAACCCCGACACGCAGGGGCTGGGGCTCGATCCAGAGTTGATTCCCCTCTGGCTGGCGCACGAAATCGCCCATGTCGTGCGATACACGTCGCCGAGCAGTCGCAGCATGATGCGCGACATCGTGCTGGACGCCGGTGGGTACTATTCGTATTGGGAAACCGGACGGCAGGCGCCACTGCGTGAGCTGCTGATGAACGAAGGGCTCGCCGTGCAAGTCTCGCGCGCCGTCAGCCCCGGTCACGCCACCTGGGAGTATTTCGGGTTCGCGCGACGCCAGTATGCCCGCACGCGGGAAATCGAGCCCGTGCTCCATCGCGCCGCCACCCGTGACTTCGACCGTGCCGCGCTCGGCTTACGCCTGCGGTATCTGTCGGGTGGCATGAGCGACGAGGCCCGCACCGTCGACCGAGTCGTGCTCCCTGAGCGCGCCGGGTATTTCCTGGGCGCACGCCTCGTGGAATCGGCGATCAATGCGCGCGGCTATTCCTGGTCGGTGCGCGCCAGTGCTGAAGAACTGGCCGCCGCGGCCGAACCGATGATGGAGCGCCCGCGACTCACCGTCGTGAGCTGATTGCCGCGATCGGCGGTGTTGTTGTGCACTGGTTCGTGCGCTGTATCACAGTATCGGTGACACGAGTTGGGTGACGCACTACTTGCCGATGCAGAAGTCCCGGAAGACCCGATCGAGTACATCGTCCGTATCGATGGTGCCGATCAGATCACTCAGTGCCTCACGCGCGGTGAACAGATGTACGGCGGCAACAGGCGCCGGCAATGCACCACTCGTCCAGGCATCCAGGAACGCACGCACTTCATCTCGCGCGTTCGTGAGCCCCGCCCGATGACGCTCTCGCGTGATCACGGCATCGTTTGACGCGCTCACCACCGCCGTTGCCCCCAACGCCGTGTCGATCGCCTGCAGCAGCGATGTGAGGCCCTCGCCGCTTTCGGCACTCACCAGATGGATGTTCACCCATGTGGTTTCCGGTCCGATGAGATCCCACTTGGTGTGCACGGCCAGCACCGATGCGGCGGTATGGGGTGCCAACGCCTCGATGGTCTGCACCACGCTTTCCATATCGTCACCACACGCCAGCACCACCTGCGCCTGCGCCAGATAGCGGCGGCTCACCTCGATGCCGAGCTGTTCGATGGGATCGGTGGTGTCGCGCAATCCAGCGGTGTCCACCAGACGCAGTGGCCACGGCGTGCGATCGAGCAGCGCTTCAATGGCATCACGCGTGGTGCCCGCAATGGGCGTGACGATGGCGCGTGATTGACCCAGCAGTGCATTGAACAGCGACGACTTCCCGGCGTTGGGCGGTCCCGCGAGCACCACGAGGGCCCCGTCGCGCACCATCGTACCGGCGGGCGCAGTACGCAACAGCGCGTCCAGTGAGCTCACCAGCCGCTCGCCCGCGTCGGTGATGCGCGAGGCGGCGATCGGACCATCGTCCTCTTCGGGAAAGTCGATGTCGTAGGCGATGAGCGCTTCGAGGTGCACCACCTCTTCCCGCAGCGCCAGCAAACGCCGCGACAGGCCGCCATCGAGTTGGGTCAGCGCCTGCTGCTGCATGGCCGATGTGCGCGCATCGATGATGTCGGCCACGGCCTCGGCCTGCAGCAGGTCGAGACGCCCGTTGAGCACCGCGCGGCGCGTGAACTCCCCCGGGAGTGCCGGCCGCGCACCCGCCGCAATACATGCCGCCTGCACACGCATAGGCGCGATGTGGCCACCATGCGTCGTGATCTCCACGGTCATTTCCCCTGTGTACGAACGCGGCGGGGCAAACCAGGTCACCAGCACTTCGTCCAGCGGCTCTCGGCTCACCGGATCGTGCAGCACGGCGCGCAACGCGTGGCGGGCCTCGGGTTGGCCGGTGTCGTACGCACCGAGGGCGCGAGCGATATCCACCGCTCGCGCCCCCGAGAGTCGCACCAGGGCGACCGCCCCACGTCCGGGCGGGGTGGCCAGGGCAACGATGGTGTCGTCACCCCCAGCGATCACCGCCGCCGGCGCATGCTGCATGCGCCGCTATCCCCGCACGAGCGGCGCAGCCTTGCTGCGCTCGCGCGAAATGAGCCACTGCTGCGGCAGCGACGCGAGGTTCTGAATGAAGTAGTACAGGTTCAGACCCGACGCCATGTTCACGAAGAAGATCAGCATCATCGCCGGCATCAGGTACATCATCATCTTCTGCTGCTCGTTGGCCTTGATGCCGCGCATGCCCAGCCACGACAACACCAGTGCCGTGATGGCCACGAGAATCGGGATGATGTAGTACGGGTCCTTCACGGAGATGTCGGGGAACCACAGGAACGACACGCCGCGGAATTCGATGGTGTTCTGGAACACGAAGAACAGCGCGAAGAACACCGGCAGCGGAATGAGCATCGGCAGGCAGCCCGACAACGAGCTGAATGGGCTCATGCCGTGTTCCTTGTACACCTGCATCATGGCCGCCTGCAGCTTCTGCGGGTCGCCCTTGTGACGCGCCTGAATGGCCTGCAGTTCCGGCTGAATGCGCTGCATCTGCATCGAGCTGCGCATGGCCCGCTGATTGAGCGGCCACAGGATGATGCGCACGGCCACACCGAAGATCACGAGGATCCAGCCGTAGGAGACACCAAGCGTCTTCTTCATCCACAGCAGCAGCGTGATGACCATCGTGGCAAACGGCTGCACGATGCCCTGGATCCAGCCACCGTAGGGATTCGACGTTTCGAATTCGCGGCCCATGGCGACGAGGCGCTTGAACTCCTGCGGGCCCACATACGCTTCGAACGCCACGTTGCCGGCCTTGAGCGGCATGACCAGCGTGGCTTCACCACGCGTCGCGGCTTTGGCAACGCGCGGCCCACCCGTGAAGTTCGCTTCCAGGAACGGCGTGCCGCCCTTCGGGGTGAGCACGCCGAGCATGAAGTACTTGTTCTTCGCCACGGCCCACGTGAGCGGACCCGGTTCGATGCGACGCTCACCCGGATCGAGTGAGCGGAACGTGACCCCCTTCGCGCTGCTCAACTCGGGCTTGTAGGCGTACGCGAGGTGATTCTGATCTTCCACCGAATCGGCTTCCGAGCTGCGGAAGCCACGCGGCAGATCCACGAGCAGGAAGCTGGTCTCCGGAACGCCGGTCACCGCCGCCGCAACCGCCACATGGTAGCTGTCGGGCTGGAACGAGTAGCTGATCGAGACCTGACGTGGCGTGCCGGCCACGGCGGCCAGTTCGGTTTCGTAGCGCACCGTGCTCACGCCGTTGTTGCTGCTCTCGGCGGTCCGAAAGATCTGCTTGTCGAGTGCGATGGTGTCACCGGGCACGACGAGGCGGAAGCTCAGCAAGCGATCGCCCGGTCCGGCGAGCTCCACGGAACCTTCCTTCGTGCGTCCACGATTGGACAGCGCCTGATAGCGCGTCATCGTGGCCCCGACGAGGGCCGCGCCCTGGTTCGTGGTGCGGTAGTCGGCCGATGCGGTCTTCACGACCGTGGTATCCACCGACAACTGTACCGGTGTGGCCAACAGCGCCGCTGAATCGGCGGGCGTGGCACCAGCGACCGGTGCAATGGGGCTTCCGCTGACCCGTGCCGCCGCCGCCGCGACCGAATCACGCAGTGAGTCGGCGGCCAGTGAGTCACCGGCGACGGCCATGCTGCCCGGCACCGGCTTCGCGGTTGGGAACAGGTACGGCGTCAGAATCAGGACCGCGGCCATCAGAACGACGGCGAGGGCGATGCGGCGTGGTTCCATGATATAGCTGAGAGAGAAGTGCTCAGGGCACCGGATCAAATCCGCCAGGGCGGAACGGATGACACCGCGCAATGCGTCGCATGGCCAACCATCCACCTCGGAGCGCGCCGTGTTTTTCCAACGCTTCGATGGCGTACGCTGAGCAGGAAGGATAATACCGGCACGCTCCCCCGAAGATGGGCGAGAGTGTGAGCTGATATCCGCGAACGAGCAAGACCAGCAGCGTGCGCGGCCATGTACGGATATCCATACGCCTGGTGCTCATGCCGGTGGTGACGGTGCGCCATGCGGCGG contains these protein-coding regions:
- the mnmE gene encoding tRNA uridine-5-carboxymethylaminomethyl(34) synthesis GTPase MnmE; translated protein: MQHAPAAVIAGGDDTIVALATPPGRGAVALVRLSGARAVDIARALGAYDTGQPEARHALRAVLHDPVSREPLDEVLVTWFAPPRSYTGEMTVEITTHGGHIAPMRVQAACIAAGARPALPGEFTRRAVLNGRLDLLQAEAVADIIDARTSAMQQQALTQLDGGLSRRLLALREEVVHLEALIAYDIDFPEEDDGPIAASRITDAGERLVSSLDALLRTAPAGTMVRDGALVVLAGPPNAGKSSLFNALLGQSRAIVTPIAGTTRDAIEALLDRTPWPLRLVDTAGLRDTTDPIEQLGIEVSRRYLAQAQVVLACGDDMESVVQTIEALAPHTAASVLAVHTKWDLIGPETTWVNIHLVSAESGEGLTSLLQAIDTALGATAVVSASNDAVITRERHRAGLTNARDEVRAFLDAWTSGALPAPVAAVHLFTAREALSDLIGTIDTDDVLDRVFRDFCIGK
- the yidC gene encoding membrane protein insertase YidC, with amino-acid sequence MEPRRIALAVVLMAAVLILTPYLFPTAKPVPGSMAVAGDSLAADSLRDSVAAAAARVSGSPIAPVAGATPADSAALLATPVQLSVDTTVVKTASADYRTTNQGAALVGATMTRYQALSNRGRTKEGSVELAGPGDRLLSFRLVVPGDTIALDKQIFRTAESSNNGVSTVRYETELAAVAGTPRQVSISYSFQPDSYHVAVAAAVTGVPETSFLLVDLPRGFRSSEADSVEDQNHLAYAYKPELSSAKGVTFRSLDPGERRIEPGPLTWAVAKNKYFMLGVLTPKGGTPFLEANFTGGPRVAKAATRGEATLVMPLKAGNVAFEAYVGPQEFKRLVAMGREFETSNPYGGWIQGIVQPFATMVITLLLWMKKTLGVSYGWILVIFGVAVRIILWPLNQRAMRSSMQMQRIQPELQAIQARHKGDPQKLQAAMMQVYKEHGMSPFSSLSGCLPMLIPLPVFFALFFVFQNTIEFRGVSFLWFPDISVKDPYYIIPILVAITALVLSWLGMRGIKANEQQKMMMYLMPAMMLIFFVNMASGLNLYYFIQNLASLPQQWLISRERSKAAPLVRG
- the upp gene encoding uracil phosphoribosyltransferase; translation: MSSPLDFPTLSIVDHPLVRHKLTLLRDRATPTKQFKELVDEIAMLMAYEATRDLVLEPSSVDTPLETTGGWTVRGKKLTLVPILRAGLGMVEGILRLIPSARVGHIGLYRDHDTLEPVDYYFKVPGDVSERDFLLLDPMLATGGSASAAVTSLKRAGASRIRFLCLVAAPEGVRRLTADHPDVPILTASLDRELNEHGYILPGLGDAGDRLFGTR
- the yidD gene encoding membrane protein insertion efficiency factor YidD; translation: MSTRRMDIRTWPRTLLVLLVRGYQLTLSPIFGGACRYYPSCSAYAIEALEKHGALRGGWLAMRRIARCHPFRPGGFDPVP
- a CDS encoding TIGR00730 family Rossman fold protein, with amino-acid sequence MNSPADTAPALESIAPIAPLHRIGIYCASNEGARPAYLEAARRVGALLAARGLAVVYGGGRTGLMGAVADSAMAAGGEVIGVMPHGLVQREVAHTGLTALHIVDSMHERKAMMAELSDAFMVLPGGIGTFEEFFETWSWAQLGVHRKPIGLLDVDGFWAPLQRLLDQAEEEGFLRGTPRRWLLSHDDPAQLLEAFSTFDAPVVRRWMRLGET
- a CDS encoding sigma-54-dependent transcriptional regulator, with protein sequence MNVGTVHPLHRPLSGWDDGPGGVGPIGRRPYLQDRRPVTRVLVVTACAEAHAALRRSLEAVELEVLHAEDPGGLGRMVGPAKIDLVLCDQRLCTDDGLELLQAIRGNQSTLPIAWFDALPARHDRLPALPHGPIGRLTLPLKAGELQRLLKAAEEPALPQQTAVSPGSHLEFHGMFASTPGMHQVFHRIRRVAATDASVLITGESGTGKELVARALHNDSPRRDQPFVALNCSALPSELVESELFGHTRGAFTGALRDRAGLFEAAHGGTLFLDEIGDLGLSAQAKMLRALESHEVMRVGGSKITSVDVRVIAATHRNLPQLVAWGDFREDLLYRLHVVGIELPALRDRPADIPLLAERFVRLFAERHGLPVRLPDAATQALLAAHTWSGNIRELRNCIEGAVILSDGPAITPADLPAGVTVSGGFSMDAADSETQSEPVVTSGARIVSPLEELPLVEAREVALDEFDRAYLTSALSRHGGNIAQTARAIGLHRQSLQKLLTRRHMRTPGLRDN
- a CDS encoding DUF2225 domain-containing protein; protein product: MTTLNLIELTCPVCASDFRSQTVVATNGHGGKRTDFHERASGMQPLPYFVHLCTQCGYAGVTRDFDDDVALSDLLREQVWDDLAPTLHEASPSGSLKYEHAAKVAEWQGNDPRYLADLYLRAAWCCVDEQDTEAERFFRRKAAWRFMDALADFDTVPADERAVITYLVGELWRRIGDERQAAEWFDRVVAEITDPVGQSWILMTAEQQKVEPREWFT
- a CDS encoding DUF2156 domain-containing protein — protein: MMGQGSPSDAVLAISAILHAEGRTATAFSALNRGMQVDVSDATARPATSPTDVAADAYVAYVRVPGGVVTAGEPVAPLDRLVDVAESFMVRRRATDGRVAFFATEGRLLRSHQLDRWLIGEQPIWNPQEWEAHLRGHRSLREQLRRARAKGVVVRALTPEAGLSAAWHDTFDRLIRRWHATRSMPPMRFLVDVDLRTGARWRRTFVALRGDHLVGLLSMAPVPARRGWLLEHLLRDPEAPNGTAELLVDQAMREMQTEGVSWATLGLAPLHGPIAPWLAKIRRASRPLFNFDGLAAFKRKLRPDGWEPIYLAWPRENVRWLALYDGLRAFAGGPLWWFGVRTIARGPAPLLRLLEWLLVPWTVLLALVPTTPWFPSPVVHAAWVFFDVLLVIALWRLRYLAAQRGAVVRRRAAQLGGVLALAVSGDALLTISQAVIWNWPQRTGVLASLVVGLACLAPALTAPVLWGAWRRLQILATRPATFPA